The following are encoded together in the Lactuca sativa cultivar Salinas chromosome 1, Lsat_Salinas_v11, whole genome shotgun sequence genome:
- the LOC111915237 gene encoding uncharacterized protein LOC111915237, translating to MTHLQNRPVCGVMFRQSCFGDYVNMPMGIECHPLLCHYLMCKEFTTFDPIDIKAFIFPVSDYHVCFDRKALCLVTGLRFGEYFPPSFGFAEFRERMFPFVSLSRSVSMNDLMHMFNNLLHQLSNEDMVRDSLLYILEHGFLGKYPQQPVTNERMTLVYNLNKFNRYSWGRVIWDFTYKEMCTVFDKIKDHLSPNTPRVGSRHTYTLQGFVYAFKIWIMETFPNSRIVGSPIPSVIPRAVSYPRMRRLQLPDCQRILNVTNICSL from the exons ATGACACATTTACAAAATAGACCAGTTTGTGGGGTCATGTTTAGGCAATCATGTTTTGGTGATTACGTGAACATGCCAATGGGTATCGAATGTCACCCTTTACTATGTCATTATCTTATGTGCAAGGAATTTACTACTTTTGATCCAATTGACATAAAAGCGTTTATATTTCCGGTTAGCGACTATCATGTTTGCTTTGACAGGAAAGCATTATGCTTGGTCACCGGTTTGCGGTTCGGAGAGTATTTCCCTCCTAGTTTTGGTTTTGCAGAGTTCAGAGAACGTATGTTTCCATTTGTGTCGCTTTCACGTTCGGTAAGTATGAATGACCTTATGCATATGTTCAATAACTTACTTCATCAATTAAGTAATGAAGACATGGTGAGAGACTCCCTGTTGTATATACTAGAGCACGGATTTTTGGGGAAATACCCTCAACAGCCAGTTACCAATGAACGCATGACACTTGTCTATAATTTAAACAAGTTTAACAG GTACTCATGGGGCAGAGTGATATGGGATTTCACTTACAAAGAGATGTGTACTGTGTTTGATAAGATTAAAGACCATTTGAGCCCAAATACGCCAAGAGTCGGCAGTAGACACACATATACTCTACAGGGATTTGTCTATGCATTTAAG ATTTGGATCATGGAGACATTTCCCAACAGTAGGATAGTTGGTTCCCCTATACCAAGTGTTATCCCTCGGGCAGTTTCATACCCTAGGATGAGGCGTTTGCAGTTACCTGACTGTCAACGTATTCTCAATGTTACTAATATATGtagtttatga